The following is a genomic window from Nitrososphaerota archaeon.
GCGCTGGCCGCGATCTCCTCATCACCCGTCTGGATCTATGAAACGGCGTCCTTCATCGGACCGGCGCTCAAGCCCAGGGAAAAGAGGACGCTACAGTTGATTCTGATCCCTGCAACCGGCCTCTTTCTGGCCGGCGGCTTGTTTGCCTACAAGATTGTTTTGCCCGTCATCTTCAAGTTCCTGTATCTGTTCACGCTGTCTACCGGGGTCGAACCCACCCTGGGCGTAGGGACGTTCGTCTCGACGGTGATAGCATACATAGTCGCGCTGGGCCTGTCTTTCGAGATTCCCATAGTCATGATCGCCGTCAGCTACGTGGGACTTGTCTCCTACGAGACATGGTTGAAGAACTGGAGGTATGCCATCGTCGGCTCTTTCGTCTTAGCGTTGCTCATCTCACCCGGTGCGACAGGAGGCATCATAGAGGTCACGACCGGGCTAACGCTTTCGGGCTTGTTCTTCGGCGGGGGCCTGGTGTCCAGGGCGCTGGTTCTGCGGAGACGGAAGCAGTAGACGACGGGGGACCTGGTCGAACCGTCGCGCGTGTCCAAGGACACGTCTCTTGACTTTTGCTGCGTCAAGGGCCGCGGAGGATGTCTTGACCTCGGCCTTTCGGTCCGGGCCGACGGAGGGGTTCAGGCTATGACCGACCCCGACGAGCTTATACGACCCCTACACGGCGAACGGCACTGTGACCGAGGAGGAAGACGTTGACAAAACCAGGAGGAGGGTGTTCGCCAAGTTCCTGCCTCACCTTGCCGTCACGGCAATCGGAGTCGGCGTCTTCTCGTCCCCCGTCCGCCTGCTTTCTTCGGCGGTGGAGAGATACAACAAAGCGACGGAAGAGACGACGAAGAGGCTGAATGACCTCCTTCCCCTCCTTCCCTGGCTCGAGAGCCTCCAGCTGAACGTGGAGGGGCCCCGCACAGTCTCGCTGGTGATATCAAAGGAAGACATGGGTAGCAGCGTGGAGCAGTACCTCATCAGGAGGTTCAAGAACGATGGAGCCGACGGCGCGATGTTCGGGGAACCTCCGGGGAGCCGCGAAAAGGCCGAGTTCGAATATGCCCTGCGTCTGCCGACCAAGAACGTCTACGCGAAGGTCTCGAGAACATTCACCGTGCCGGACAGAGAACGCTACCTGGAGATCGCGAGGCGTCTGAACCCGTCAGAGGTATGGCTGTTCGTCAACAGCGGGGAGGATGTGGACGAGCCGATGGACCCGGTCTTCGTCGGCGAAAACGCGGTCCTGCGCGGGAGGCTGAAGTCCGTCACGACCGCAGAGATGTTGTCAGAGTTCTTCGGGAAGGAGTTCGACGTCGTGGTAGAACCTCAGGACGATGGCTCAGACAGGGTCGTGCTCCACATGAAGACCCACCAAGCTAGGAACGAGCTGACGGCATAACCCAGCACGAGTTGCCCGTCGCCCCGGTCTTGCTTCGGCCGCGCATTCGCATAGAAGGCCTGGCGGCGAGAATTAAATAGGCCCGGAGGAGCAGAAGCTCAGGGTTGAAACAGTTCGAGTTTGCGCGGGTGGTGGCCGGCCTGGTCGAGAAGGGGCAGCCCTTCGCGGTGGCGACCGTGGTTAAGACCGCGGGGTCCTCGTTGGGGAAGCCCGGTTTCAAGACAGTCATCTCGAAGGACGGCGACGTCCTCTACGGGTCTCTGGGAGGCGCGTGCCCCGAGTCGGCCCTGGCTGCGACCGCGAAGCAGACTCTCGCGAGCGGCCACCCGAAGACGGTGACCGTGTTCCTAGAGGACACAGAGAGGTCGGTGGCAAGTGCGTTCCGCGTAAAGGGCGAGGATGAGATACACGTGGAGACCAACTGCGGCGGGGAGATGCAGGTTTACGTGGAACCGTATCTTCCGAAGTAGAGACGTGCGCTCGTCAGCCAGGACTCCGGACCGGTCATTTCTTGATTGGGACGCCTTCTACCCAGCGACCCTTCCCTCTGATCCGTTCCCTCTTCCAGAGCGGCAGTGTCGTCTTTATTCTGTCGATAGCGTACCTGCACGCTTCGAACGCGTCGGCCCGGTGCTCTGAGGAGACCGCGACGACGACGCTCGCCTCGCCGACCCTTAGGAAACCCTCCCTGTGTATCATGGTGAGCTGCTTCACCGGCCACTTCGTCCTGGCCTCGGCCTCGATCTGCTTGAGTCTTTTTTCCGCCATCTTCGAATAGGCCTCATACTCCATGGCGTCCACATCGCCCGCCTTGCTCTTCATCCGGACAGTCCCTATGAATACGACTGTGCCTCCGGCGCCCCTGTCGGCGACCTCGGCCATCACTCCTGCGGGGCTGATCCTCCGCCTGGCGATTCTCGTAACTGAGCGCGCCAGCCTATCCTCCCGCTACAGGCGGGATTACGCCTGTCTCGTCTCCCTCGGCCATGGGCGCCGGCGCGTTGACCAGGGCATTCACAGCCGCCATGCGACATCTAGCCTCCCACGGCGTTCATGTTCCTCGGCTTCTCCCATCCGCCTTTGATCCACGGCATGTGCCCCACGCCTTCCGGCTTTTTGCTCACGACGCCTTTCATGAACCTGGCGAGCTCCGCGTCCGACCCTCCTCTAAGGAAGGGTTTGAGGTCGTAGTACTGCGTGTCGAAGAGGCAGGAGAGCAGCATCCCATCTGAAGTCAGCCTGATTCTGTCGCAGTCGTCGCAGAACGGGTCGCTCATAGGCGTTATCAGTCCGAGCCTCCCTCGGTCGCTGCCGATGGACCAGAGTGAGGCGGTCTTCCCCATCTCCCTGCCCATGGGTCTGAGGTCATAGGAGCTTTTCAGGGCCGCTATGATGTCCTTCCCCGCCATGACGGCGTCGGGGGACCAGACTCCCAGCCCGTCCAATGGCATAAACTCGATGAACCTTATCGACAGCCCCCTGGAGTGCGCATAGTCGACCAGGTCGACGATCTCGTCGTCGTTGTAGCCCCTGAGAGCCACTGAGTTGACCTTGACAGGATCCAGTCCGACCCGGAGCGCCTCCTCGATGCCCTCCAAGACCCGCGGGAGGGCGTCCACGCCGGAGATCTTGCTGAACCTGTCCCTCTTCAGGCTGTGGAGGCTTACCGTCACCCCCTGCAGGCCCGAGTCCTTGAGCAGGTGGGCCCTCTGCTTAAGGAACCAGCCATTGGTAGTCATGTCGAGGGTGTCGACCCCATCGATGCGGGAGAGCCTGGCAACGAGGGCCTCCAGATTCCGCCTCAAGAGCGGCTCCCCACCAGTTATCCTGATGCCGTCTATCCCCAGCCCCGACAGCATGCGCGCGGTCTTTTCGACTTCGTCGAACGTCAGTTGGTCGGCTTCGGGCAACCACTTCACCTTGCTCTTGTCGGGCATGCAGAAGAGGCAGGCGAAGTTACACCTGTCAGTCACGGAGATCCTGAGCTTCTTAGCAACTCTGCCTTTGCTGTCGACAAGTCGGTCAGCCGCAGGCACTACAAGGGTCAATCAGGGAGAACTCCTGCATATGGCAAAAAAACATTGCTCGGCAATGTAGTGCATTCCTGTCGCGGAGCCCCCGAGTCCTGGCCGCTCGTGCACTGGCTAAGCTTAGGCCGCGGCAGAGCGCGAGCGTTCAGCGTATCACCTGAGTACTCCAACACCGCAAGCTGCCCTTGTAGACGGACCCTTTTCGTCCTACTTTATGCTGTAGTCCGGTCTGATTCTCAGATATAGCATCCCGTAGAACAGGGAAATCAGCACCGCTGCAGTAGGACCGTGGAGGGACCGCAGAAGGGCCTCGAACCCATAGGAGTTTAGACCTAACAAACCGAACGGACCGATGGGTGAAATCGACCCGAGGAGGTATAGGCCCAATACTCCCTGGAATATCACCACAGCGGCCAACACCCAGTACAGGACTTTTGCCTCCAGGAACCTAGCGCTGAACAGCCATTGCTTCAGGGTCAGCCTCTTCGTCGCGATCCTCGCAACCTCGAGGACGACGATGCCTATCCCGGTTGCAATCAGGAGCGTCGCGAACAAGGAGTGGAGGTTGA
Proteins encoded in this region:
- a CDS encoding preprotein translocase subunit TatC, with the protein product MSAAKPESDRRELPFLEHIAELIRRFLISLASFFVFFVLFFICKPVWVRLGSVTVFYPFPDLFHSFTTEFFNFAKQQLLPPHMLLINLNAFDTFVAILYTAMALAAISSSPVWIYETASFIGPALKPREKRTLQLILIPATGLFLAGGLFAYKIVLPVIFKFLYLFTLSTGVEPTLGVGTFVSTVIAYIVALGLSFEIPIVMIAVSYVGLVSYETWLKNWRYAIVGSFVLALLISPGATGGIIEVTTGLTLSGLFFGGGLVSRALVLRRRKQ
- a CDS encoding XdhC family protein: MKQFEFARVVAGLVEKGQPFAVATVVKTAGSSLGKPGFKTVISKDGDVLYGSLGGACPESALAATAKQTLASGHPKTVTVFLEDTERSVASAFRVKGEDEIHVETNCGGEMQVYVEPYLPK
- a CDS encoding molybdenum cofactor biosynthesis protein MoaE, translating into MAEVADRGAGGTVVFIGTVRMKSKAGDVDAMEYEAYSKMAEKRLKQIEAEARTKWPVKQLTMIHREGFLRVGEASVVVAVSSEHRADAFEACRYAIDRIKTTLPLWKRERIRGKGRWVEGVPIKK
- the moaA gene encoding GTP 3',8-cyclase MoaA, giving the protein MTLVVPAADRLVDSKGRVAKKLRISVTDRCNFACLFCMPDKSKVKWLPEADQLTFDEVEKTARMLSGLGIDGIRITGGEPLLRRNLEALVARLSRIDGVDTLDMTTNGWFLKQRAHLLKDSGLQGVTVSLHSLKRDRFSKISGVDALPRVLEGIEEALRVGLDPVKVNSVALRGYNDDEIVDLVDYAHSRGLSIRFIEFMPLDGLGVWSPDAVMAGKDIIAALKSSYDLRPMGREMGKTASLWSIGSDRGRLGLITPMSDPFCDDCDRIRLTSDGMLLSCLFDTQYYDLKPFLRGGSDAELARFMKGVVSKKPEGVGHMPWIKGGWEKPRNMNAVGG